In Candidatus Methylomirabilota bacterium, the following proteins share a genomic window:
- a CDS encoding Hsp20/alpha crystallin family protein, with protein sequence MTTMLRWSPTRQFHFHHDGDDLFERFLGGAEAAQRAPLLPAVEGRIEDGVYVMQFALAGVEPKDVAVSLMDNVLTVKGERKADHDSTGKDYFVREVAYGAFQRSFALPVGVDAAQVEAKSANGMLEVRVPAPRAAMPRTIEVKAA encoded by the coding sequence ATGACCACCATGCTTCGCTGGTCCCCGACCCGGCAGTTCCATTTCCACCACGACGGCGACGACCTGTTCGAGAGGTTCCTCGGCGGCGCCGAAGCCGCTCAGCGTGCCCCATTGCTCCCCGCCGTGGAGGGGCGGATCGAGGACGGCGTCTACGTCATGCAGTTCGCCCTGGCGGGCGTGGAGCCGAAGGATGTCGCGGTCTCCTTGATGGACAACGTCCTCACCGTCAAGGGTGAGCGCAAGGCCGACCACGATTCCACAGGCAAGGACTACTTCGTCCGCGAGGTCGCGTACGGTGCGTTCCAGAGGAGCTTCGCGCTCCCCGTGGGTGTCGACGCCGCCCAAGTGGAGGCGAAGTCCGCGAACGGCATGCTCGAAGTGAGGGTCCCCGCGCCGCGAGCCGCGATGCCGAGGACGATCGAAGTCAAGGCCGCCTGA